The window CCGGCATTGTAGGCAGCGAGCATCAGCTCCAGGTTGCCTGCGAAGATCTCATCGAGATACCTCAGGTACTTCGTGCCTCCCTTGATGTTATCCTCGGGATCGAAGGGATCGTCAACCTGCATGAGCCGCGCCGTGTCAGGCATGAGTTGCATGAGCCCCTGCGCTCCTTTGTGAGACACCGCCCGGGGATTGAAGTTAGACTCGGCCTTCATCACGGCTTTCACGAGCAGGGGGTCCACGCCGTTCGTTGCGGCATGTTGCGAAATAAGATCATCATAACTCGTGTTCTCGATACTTTTTGCCACGATCGATTTGATCGCGTCTGAGATAACGACGCGGAATTTCTTGCCCACGGGAATCATATTGGTAAAATGATAGGTGCCGTTCTCATCCACGTAACCATATACGGCCGTATGCCCGAGACAGGGGTAGAGAAAAAGCATAAAACAGCATAGAAGCATTCTCAGCATCATGGCTTATTCTCTAAACTTTTTTTGTACTTGTCAAGTGATTTGCGGTGTACTAAGCTTTAGCCGTATGGATTTAAACGGAATTCTTTATGTAGTTGCCACCCCTATAGGGAATTTGAAGGACATTACTCTTCGGGCTATAGAGGTCTTGGGAGAGGTCGATTTCGTTGTGGCTGAAAGCAGCGCCCGGGCATTGAAACTCCTCAATCATCTTGCAATCAGAAAATCGATAGTATCGATCAACAGCTACAATGAGGAACGAAAAGCTAGCCAGATCGCGCAGCGGTTAAGAAAGGGCGCACGATGCGCCTTGATAACGAGCGCCGGCACGCCCGGCGTGTCAGACCCCGGAAATTATGTTGTCAGGGCCTGCTACGAAGAGGGCGTCGAGGTGAAAGCGGTGCCTGGCCCCTCGGCGGCCGTGGGAGCGGTTTCCATTTCGGGTCTATTTGCGGATCGATTCTTGTTCTTTGGCTTTATGCCGCAGAAAAAAGGTAAACAGAAGAAGATATTGAAAGAACTCGTCGCATTACCGTATCCAATGGTGTTCTACGAATCGCCGAGAAGGATTAAGGGGACGCTTGAGACTATTCGCGAAGTTTTTGGCAACAGGCAGGCTGTGATCTTCAAAGAGATGACCAAGGTCCACGAGAAGACTGTGAGAGGTAGCATAGATGCCATCCTCGAATCCTTGCCCGAAGACTGGGTCAAGGGGGAATTTACCATCATCGTTGAGGGAAGTAAGAAAGAAGTGGTTCGGGATAATGGCGGGCTGCCGGATATTGGGCGAGGGATTTGCTGATAAGACGCCTCGTGGTTCAGGCGACGCTCAATCCGGTTGCGGCTAACTCAGGGCGTGAGAGGCTCCCATATTATTCTTTGCACCCATTTGCCGATAATGTATTATATTAGGGCATGAAATCGAGAATCATACATAACGCTATGGCTTTTGTGCTTGCCGGGGGCATCGGCGTCCGGTTGCACCCCCTTACAAAAGACAGGGCCAAACCTGCGGTTCCCTTCGGGGGGAAATATCGTGTCATCGATTTCACCCTGAGTAATTGTGTCAATTCGGGCATACGTCAGATCTTTGTTCTTCCCCAGTACAAGTCACATTCGCTTATAGAGCATACAAGGGATGCGTGGAGCATCCTTAACCCGGAATTGGGTGAGTTCGTCTCGCACCTCTCTCCTGAGATGAGGGTCGGAGAGGAGTGGTACAGGGGGACGGCCGATGCGGTATATCAGAATCTGTTCCACCTTGAACAGCTCGACGCCGATTACGTGGTGATCCTCTCAGGCGATCATATCTACAAGATGGATTACAGTCATTTCATCAGATATCACCGGAG of the Syntrophorhabdaceae bacterium genome contains:
- a CDS encoding transglycosylase SLT domain-containing protein; translation: MMLRMLLCCFMLFLYPCLGHTAVYGYVDENGTYHFTNMIPVGKKFRVVISDAIKSIVAKSIENTSYDDLISQHAATNGVDPLLVKAVMKAESNFNPRAVSHKGAQGLMQLMPDTARLMQVDDPFDPEDNIKGGTKYLRYLDEIFAGNLELMLAAYNAGPKRVIDNNMNVPPYEETKSYIQRVKTYYHKLKNPHES
- the rsmI gene encoding 16S rRNA (cytidine(1402)-2'-O)-methyltransferase; translation: MDLNGILYVVATPIGNLKDITLRAIEVLGEVDFVVAESSARALKLLNHLAIRKSIVSINSYNEERKASQIAQRLRKGARCALITSAGTPGVSDPGNYVVRACYEEGVEVKAVPGPSAAVGAVSISGLFADRFLFFGFMPQKKGKQKKILKELVALPYPMVFYESPRRIKGTLETIREVFGNRQAVIFKEMTKVHEKTVRGSIDAILESLPEDWVKGEFTIIVEGSKKEVVRDNGGLPDIGRGIC